The genomic DNA ACAGAGGGCACAAAGTCAAACCCTATGTGCCCTTTGTGTTCTCTGTGGCAAAATGGTCGGAAGGATTTGCTGGCCGCAAAAGGCACAGAGGGCACATTAAAAAATAAATTTTCTGATTTGCATTTTTGGCGATCCGAAGTTTACCAACAACGCATCGCGCTGTTTGGATGCGCGCAAATACCCAAGTACTTGGGCGGTGTGTTCATCCGTCAATGATTTGCAGGCCTTTACTTCCAAGATCAGATAATTCTCTGCGAAGATGTCCGCTCGGAAATCGCCGAGGATTGCACCGTCCT from Anaerolineales bacterium includes the following:
- a CDS encoding GxxExxY protein; this translates as MTERNESSVLELCGRIRQIAYDLHVFLGHGHLERVYENGLAHRMRKTGILCMQQYPLQVCDEDGAILGDFRADIFAENYLILEVKACKSLTDEHTAQVLGYLRASKQRDALLVNFGSPKMQIRKFIF